From the genome of Candidatus Polarisedimenticolia bacterium, one region includes:
- a CDS encoding EVE domain-containing protein encodes MPIQRWILKTEPSEYSFGDLQNKKRDTWSGVRNPLALKYLRSARAGDLALVYHTGKEKSAVGIARIVGAPYPDPAAKDSNLTVVDLEPVRPLDHPVPLAEIKRNPKLKSLELLRISRLSVSPVSREHWNILMKMSGGEA; translated from the coding sequence ATGCCCATCCAGCGGTGGATCCTGAAGACCGAGCCTTCGGAGTATTCCTTCGGCGATCTGCAGAACAAGAAGCGCGACACCTGGAGCGGCGTCCGGAACCCCCTCGCCCTGAAATACCTGCGCAGCGCCCGCGCCGGCGATCTGGCCCTTGTCTACCACACCGGCAAGGAGAAATCGGCGGTGGGGATCGCGCGCATCGTCGGAGCGCCCTACCCGGATCCCGCCGCGAAGGACTCGAACCTGACGGTGGTCGACCTGGAGCCGGTCCGGCCGCTGGATCATCCCGTGCCGCTCGCGGAGATCAAGCGCAACCCGAAGCTGAAGTCGCTGGAGCTGCTGCGCATCTCGCGGCTCTCGGTCAGCCCGGTGAGCCGCGAGCACTGGAACATCCTGATGAAGATGTCCGGTGGAGAGGCATGA